The region CGTCAGTCAGGAGCATCATCTCTCACCCCCTGCAGGGACCGCGGGGGCCTGAAGCACCGCTTTCAGCCTCAGACTGTTGCAcccagagcaggaaggaaaacTCTCGCAGGTCGTGCTTCTCCAACCGCAAAAGACTGAGCAATAATACTGAAGCCTTTTATCTACACCTTcgcttcttttcattttaattcactTCCCTTCAATTTGAACAGAATATGCATATGTGCATATAGAGTATGTCTACATAGTGTATTAAGATTTAGTGTTTTATGTGCattttttgcacatttgtcGAGCTGCTGTAAAAGTTGAAATCAGGCTATTCGAAAAGTGGATTACTCggaaatgaaatgtgtttataACTCAGTCTATTCATTAACAAAACCAACTTGAATTCCCCTCATCAGAGCTAAACATTACCAACTAAAATGCAGACTTGGTTAATGCGTTATACAAATATGTGAGGGAATCTCAAAGATTTATGCAAAAATAAATTAGTGATATTGTTAGACGTTATCGTCACATACTATGTGGTAACTTATATGACGGGTTCTTACTGCCTTATATTTAAACTTATATTGTTAGACCGAAAGGATAAATGAGAAATATATAATCGGAAATAATAGTTTGAAAGAAATTCGACAAGTTTAAAGGGGTCCCGCCCCGGAAATCAGACACATTGTTGTGGTTAGTTTACCAGTTATGACAAGAGCTATATTAAATGTTGTGCTGCAGTCAACAGCGATACGCCAGAATTAACAAGTATTGGTGAAATGATAAATAACCGCTCGCAAACTCAAGAAGAGCAACTTTTTGGCCTGAATCAGCAGCTGTAGCCGGGATGCTACGCTCGTCATCACCGCTTTTCCGCTCGACGAGCAGCTGAAACTTACCGAAAATGACGTGACTTCTCCTCAAACGCGGTTAAGCGACCTTCCACCGTTGCCAACGACTTCGAGGCGGTTAAAGAGAAATATCCGAAGCAGGAGAACCCGAGAAGCAAGTGATTAGATGGGGTTTGAAGCGCCAGCAGGCCTGGAAGTTCTGGAGAGACATAACAGGAGTCGTGTTGCGGTGGCGGTGGCCGCCGGACAACAGCGACACCTGGCGGCGGGGGGGACTCAGCGCGGCCGCTCCGGAACCTTTAATTCACACACTTTTggtcaagaaaagaaaatgaaaagtgcaaaatgttttcaaatgtttgttgGGGGCAAAATGAGAGCAGAAATCCAAGAAATATGGAGAAATATTACTTTATTTCTCAGAGTTCATTATTCTTTACATGCATTTCCATACATGAAAAAGGCTTTGGTTTTCCATACATTAATACATGTTAATAtagttttttgttatttttttacttgCTCAAGCTAAGAGTAATGCGAGTTGCCTCCAGAGCCAGACATGTTCTCCCCATTGGTCCTGGTTCAAGATGTCTTGTCTTTGCACTGACTGAGGatctcctgcatcttctcctggattttcttcatctttcctTCCCATTTTTCCTTCATCCCATCTTCATCGTCCTCTGTAACAGCTGTATAGGCCATGAGTGCGATGAGGCCCATTTGTAAGAGGTGGGCAATGTGTGAACAGTGGCTCTCCATGATCTCCCGATCACCATCGCAGTTGTCCAGgtacacctgcaggagggcTCTTCCAAACAGCTTGTTACCCATGATGCCATTGTAGTATTCATCCAGGCTCAGGTCACCTTTGTCTTTCTCATAGATCTTTTTAAACCTCTTCATGTGACGCTTTGAGTTGGCTGGATCTCTTTTGACACATGCGACCATGTCGTTGAAAGAAGAATACTGGTGTTTGATGCGCTCTTCGTACTTGCCATATGTTTCATTGACTTCATCAATACGGATCTTCTTGAGGCAAAGATAGTTCTTTTGGGAGATGCTCTCTAGTTTGTTGTTGATCTCCTGAAAGCCCTCGTCTAGAGCATGGCCCTCTTCATCATATAGGCCCTTTCGAGCCACACCCACCAGTGAGGACACTATACCAAATATAGGGTTAATAGAAGAAGCAAATGATGACACTTTCTCGATACAGTGCAGCACCTGGGCCACTGTTTTCCTGATTTGCCCCACATTGGCCATCACCTTTGTTCCTCCTGTGATAAGAGTCACGCCTGTGAGCAGGAGAGAATAAAACATGTGAGAATAAAATACAGGTTTTtagtttcatttcctctcagcgCTTCAGCTACTTGAAACGTCGCTGCTACCAGGGCCCACATGTCCCCAGCTGTTGAACGAAGAAGGTGTCGGGTTGCTTGTTAGCAGGAGCAACAGGTCAGCAACTGAGCGGAGCAGGAGGTCTTTAAATAATGGACACAGTCAACTTTTATCATTCTGAGATCTGTTGTCATAACATTAAAACGCAATAATGGAGCGTTAAATAAATGTATGGTTTACTTGCTGAAGGATTGTTTGAGTTTATATTTGTAGATCAAATACTTGATCTAATACCCCTGGCCCAGTATATTTATGGCATTTCTGTTACTGCAAAAGAAGCATAGTTAAGTTGCTCAGATTAATAGCCATTAATGACAACAATATAAACATGCTGCACATGTGAACTTGATCAGATGTAAAATATTCTGAGAGTACAAGAACTTTTAATACTGCTACATCTTTTTAGTCTCCCCTTTGTTTTGTATCAACGTTTGTACCTTTGActgtttttaatggaaacatTGGAAATATTGGATGGAACTGTCTGGACACACAGGCAAAACAAAGCCAAACTCTCGTACATATTTCTCATAGTTTCGGTATCAATCAGGGTTGTCGGTGCTGTCCTGCTGGAAATAAATTCTCTGAAACAACAGTGGGTGTGTCTTAGTAGTACTGCAGGAAATACTGGAAATAAACATGACATGTGATCTGCCCTCCTCGCCATCCTTGGTAACTTGGACAATTAGACAGTAACCATTTCCACCTTTAACTCTAACTGCAGtccagtgacgtgcggtgaggttcatggctggtgaggcactgactcctcaaGTCAGATTTTTGATTGTAAGAACTGAAAGAAACATCGTATTTAActatttttccaacagcatacaactacTGATCATGCTTGATATCCCAttagcattcctctttcaattacactcacaaaccaacacaaacatatacacaggagcatatttgtcctataaagaactttcttttatagctatggatagagccccatcttgtgttttaagaaattcatatatactgtaaacaaattaaaatgcagagatgtgtgcagcacaaattttattttgaccaacagtaaaaatttctgttatttttcaaactttaaattctggtgcttcaataCATTTTcataaagtttgcctattaaaatgAGCCAGCGctgcagcgagaaagcacctgccagcctgcgtacgcccccttgagttgaggcagagtactgcctgactcacctgctgacttttctctgcactttattgtgcgttcagcaggaatagttctctcacacatgcataaaagACATTAAATAGACTGCAGAAAGCCATGATGTATATCGactatttctgtaaagttcatattagcgatatgctgaggaacaaaaactggcacacgtcatgTAACCCAGTTTGGATTGGATCAggcagtcagacgtgaggcacaGTTCGCCCTGCCTCACCCGGGATGTCTGCCCTGGTTTTGATCGGAACAACTCAAATTCGGCAATTTTTACtcaataaaatggcaaaatgcgtagtcatactccaaatgcttttttaacacatatcagaggaaaatattaatatttattatgtacactcttctttctttttttggtccgCACGTCACTGCTGCAGTCCATttcactgtttgttttaaagcctGTCTACTTCATTTCCTGATTCCTAGCCTTACATGCAAAACGGAACGACCATCTTCTACACTTGTTTCCTCGGTTCTAGGCAACGCCATCTCTCCAAGGTTAAGTATATCTCAGAGAACTGACATCAAAGCATCAAGACAAAACATGTTCGCTCACCTGAGAGAAAGTTATTAGTGTCCTTCTGCTTACTGCAACCGTCTGATTCCCTCTTTTTAATCACTTTCCTCCCTAATCAAGGAAGATTGACCCCTTTCTGCTGAATAAGGAAGCAAAGACCAAAAGTGACTCATGCTCGGCCTGTGCTGATTAAATGAGAGGAGTGATTGACATGAGACGCTGCTGATGGCTCCAACTGCTCACCCGCATCATGTCCTGGAGGCAGTAGAAGCTGGGGCTGCCGGCACTGTGCACAGGCTTGCTGTTGTCTGTCCAGGACACATTTCCAATATGTTACATCAACATAGTAAATATTATTTGAGCATCCTTCTCTTTACTCACCTTTAACACTAACTGGCACAACAAAGAGAGGCGCCTCCttcccttcattttctccttccagAGGGAATTTCTTCATGTACACCACGCGCTttcctgaaacaaacaaacaaacaaacaaacaaacaaacaaacaaacaaacaacaaacaaacactgggGTTTGATCAGTGGTTTCTAATCTGACTGAGACATTGGTTATTTAAACTCACCTATGAAGCCCTGGTTATTGGATATCGGTCTCACTGTTGCGTCAACATAATCCAAGATGGATCTGgatttctctcctcctgcttgGATCTTTGTTGCCAGGAgaactttttttctcttcttctccttgccCTCCAAGGGCAGTTCATCAGCAAAATCTTTACAGACAGAGAACAGCTGGAGATAAATGCCAGTCTTGCATAGCGGTGGAATGTCATTTGCCCTTGAAAAGATTTGAGGTGACTATCCAGGCCTGCAGCTCATCTGCTGCCTGATCTCTCCGTTTACCTCATAAGCTTTGGCTCTATACTCTTTCGAGCTCTGGCTGACTTGGCTCTTTGGGCGAATGACAGCCACAAACACATCTTCCAGGCTGTCCTCGTTGCCCATGCTGATGCTTCCTCAGTCCTGGCACGACATTCTATACAGGGGCCAGATGCTGTGGAGTGGCATCCCTGAacaagaggggaggaaaaagccGTCATTTTAAGGACTTCGTCATAAGAGCCAGAAGACATCAAGATGTGAATCTGATATAGTGGCGGTAGCATCAGCCATCGATGCGGAaggggacagaaacaggctAAACAAACCAGTGAAGGGGGGACGGGGGTGGGAAGAGGATGTTGGTGAAGCTGGCGTCAGTCAGGAGCATCATCTCTCACCCCCTGCAGGGACCGCGGGGGCCTGAAGCACCGCTTTCAGCCTCAGACTGTTGCAcccagagcaggaaggaaaacTCTCGCAGGTCGTGCTTCTCCAACCGCAAAAGACTGAGCAATAATACTGAAGCCTTTTATCTACACCTTcgctttcttttcattttaattcactTCCCTTCAGTTTCCGAAAACTTTAATTCACACacttttgttttcaaatgtttgttgGGGGTAAAATGAGAGCAGAAATCCAAGAAATATGGAGAAATATTACTTTATTTCTCAGAGTTCATTGTCTGTTTCCACATAGTTCTGAGTGTTGGTAGTGGTGGTGTAGCTGTGGTCTCATGAAActtttaaagtgaaaacacagaaTGGGTTTGTTAACTGAGAATAACCAGTATTGAGTGTTTCAATTGGACTAAAATATTCACTTTATATTTTGGGCTTTTAGCAATTTTCTTACAAACAAAATATGGCTTTAAATTATTGGGTTCATACTTTTCACATCTACACATCCTAGCTAACAATTTACACATCTTAACCAACTAAATGTTTGTACATTTTTAACTATAGAGATTGTATAAAATATACAATGCAGTGCAATATATACAGTGCATATATTGATGCACCATGATGCACAGCAACTAAAATTTAGCAGTCTCTTTGAAAGTTAATCTAAACCTGGATAAAATTATTCTTTACATGCATTTCCACACATGAAAAGGCTTTGGTTTTCCTTACATTATACATGTTAATatagttggtttttttttaacttggtCCAGCTAAGAGTAATGCGAGTTGCCTCCAGAGCCAGACATGTTCTCCCCATTGGTCCTGGTTCAAGATGTCTTGTCTTTGCACTGACTGAGGatctcctgcatcttctcctggATTTGCTCCACCCTTCCTGCCCATTTTTCCTTCACCTCATCTTCATCGTCCTCTGTAACAGCTGTATAGGCCATGAGTGCGATGAGGCCAATTTGGAAGAGGTGGGCAATGTGTGAACAGTGGCTCTCCATGATCTCCCGATCACCATCGCAGTTGGCCAGgtacacctgcaggagggcTCTTCCAAACAGCTTGGTACCCATGATGCCACGGTAGTATTCATCCAGGCTCAGGTCACTTTTGTCTTTCTCATAGATCTTTTCAAAGGTCTCCATGTAACGCTTTGAGTTGTCTGGATCTTTTTTGACACGTGCGACCATGTCGTTGAAAGAAGAATACTGGTGTTTGATGTACTCTTCGTACTTGCCATATGTTTCATTGACTTCATCAATACGGATCTTCTTGAGGCAAAGGTAGTTCTTTTGGGAGATGCTCTCTAGTTTGCTgttgatctcctgaaagtccttGTCTAGAGCATGGCCCTCTTCATCAAACAGGCCCTTTCGAGCCACACCCACCAGTTTGGACACTATACCAAATATAGGGTCAATAGAAGAAGCAAATGACGACACTTTCTCGATACAGCGCAGCACCTGGGCCGCTGTTTTCCTGATTTCCCCCGCATTGGCCATCACCTCTGTTCCTCCTGCGATAAGAGTCACGCCTGTGAGCAGGAGAgaatatccaaggtagttttctctgtcaactggactgggtttcttctcttgaagacgtttcgccttctatccagaaggcttcttcagttctgaaatc is a window of Takifugu flavidus isolate HTHZ2018 chromosome 21, ASM371156v2, whole genome shotgun sequence DNA encoding:
- the LOC130518611 gene encoding protein rapunzel-like codes for the protein MKKFPLEGENEGKEAPLFVVPVSVKDRQQQACAQCRQPQLLLPPGHDAGVTLITGGTKVMANVGQIRKTVAQVLHCIEKVSSFASSINPIFGIVSSLVGVARKGLYDEEGHALDEGFQEINNKLESISQKNYLCLKKIRIDEVNETYGKYEERIKHQYSSFNDMVACVKRDPANSKRHMKRFKKIYEKDKGDLSLDEYYNGIMGNKLFGRALLQVYLDNCDGDREIMESHCSHIAHLLQMGLIALMAYTAVTEDDEDGMKEKWEGKMKKIQEKMQEILSQCKDKTS
- the LOC130518598 gene encoding protein rapunzel-like, translated to MGNEDSLEDVFVAVIRPKSQVSQSSKEYRAKAYEILLNELPLEGKEKKRKKVLLATKIQAGGEKSRSILDYVDATVRPISNNQGFIGKRVVYMKKFPLEGENEGKEAPLFVVPVSVKDRQQQACAQCRQPQLLLPPGHDAGVTLIAGGTEVMANAGEIRKTAAQVLRCIEKVSSFASSIDPIFGIVSKLVGVARKGLFDEEGHALDKDFQEINSKLESISQKNYLCLKKIRIDEVNETYGKYEEYIKHQYSSFNDMVARVKKDPDNSKRYMETFEKIYEKDKSDLSLDEYYRGIMGTKLFGRALLQVYLANCDGDREIMESHCSHIAHLFQIGLIALMAYTAVTEDDEDEVKEKWAGRVEQIQEKMQEILSQCKDKTS